One window from the genome of Natronomonas pharaonis DSM 2160 encodes:
- a CDS encoding pyridoxal-phosphate-dependent aminotransferase family protein, with amino-acid sequence MDSIDVDELRPPERLLMGPGPSETHPRVLAAFGTPPVGHLDPGFVEMMDETQELLRATLGTENEWTIPVSGTGSAAMEAAIANLVAPGDTAVVPGNGYFGDRMAEMVRRAGGEVAVVETAWGEPLDPAAVRDACATHDPDVVGVVHAETSTGVLQPSMEEITAAAHDHGALVVADCVTSLGGVEFRMDEWGVDVAYSAGQKCLSCPPGASPLSVNDAAMEKILDRDEAVRSWYLDLSLLDEYWGDERAYHHTAPVNNVYALREALRLVQEEGLEARWQRHRRFSAALQAGLWELGLEPVVDENARLPSLTTARLPDGLTPGAVVATMRDDHNVEIATGLGAFADEAVRIGCMGHGARRGPILETLGALGETLVAHGVDVDPGTGVAAATAERSADEKP; translated from the coding sequence ATGGACAGCATCGACGTCGACGAGTTGCGGCCGCCCGAGCGGCTGTTGATGGGTCCCGGTCCGAGTGAGACGCACCCGCGTGTTCTGGCGGCGTTCGGAACGCCGCCGGTGGGCCATCTCGACCCGGGGTTCGTCGAGATGATGGACGAGACCCAGGAACTCCTGCGGGCGACGCTGGGGACGGAAAACGAGTGGACCATCCCGGTAAGCGGGACGGGGTCGGCGGCGATGGAGGCCGCCATCGCCAACCTCGTTGCGCCGGGCGATACCGCCGTCGTTCCCGGGAACGGCTACTTCGGCGACCGAATGGCCGAGATGGTCCGCCGGGCCGGCGGCGAGGTCGCTGTCGTCGAAACCGCGTGGGGCGAGCCGCTCGACCCCGCTGCCGTTCGGGATGCCTGTGCGACACACGACCCCGACGTTGTCGGTGTCGTCCACGCCGAAACCTCGACCGGTGTCCTGCAACCGTCGATGGAAGAGATAACCGCGGCTGCCCACGACCACGGGGCGCTCGTTGTCGCCGACTGTGTGACCTCCCTCGGCGGCGTCGAGTTCCGGATGGACGAATGGGGCGTCGATGTCGCCTACAGCGCCGGCCAGAAGTGTCTTTCCTGTCCGCCCGGTGCGAGCCCGCTTTCGGTCAACGACGCGGCGATGGAGAAGATACTCGACCGCGACGAGGCCGTCCGGTCGTGGTATCTGGACCTCTCGTTGCTCGATGAGTACTGGGGCGACGAGCGGGCCTACCATCACACCGCTCCTGTCAACAACGTCTACGCACTCCGGGAGGCGCTCCGGTTGGTACAGGAGGAGGGTCTCGAAGCCCGCTGGCAGCGCCACCGGCGGTTCTCGGCGGCCCTACAGGCGGGCTTGTGGGAACTGGGCCTTGAGCCGGTCGTCGACGAGAACGCTCGGCTACCGAGCCTGACGACTGCACGGCTCCCCGACGGCCTCACCCCTGGGGCGGTTGTCGCGACGATGCGGGACGACCACAACGTCGAGATCGCGACAGGGCTGGGTGCCTTCGCCGACGAGGCGGTCCGTATCGGCTGCATGGGTCACGGCGCGCGCCGTGGCCCCATCCTTGAGACGCTTGGCGCGCTCGGCGAGACACTCGTCGCTCACGGTGTCGATGTCGACCCCGGAACGGGGGTCGCCGCCGCGACTGCGGAACGCTCCGCCGATGAAAAACCGTAA
- a CDS encoding DUF7553 family protein, giving the protein MNKHFEDTRYYLKRAGQTAKEGVAEELEPVRERVDDLIDREEEEPEPGRFEEVREDLAALQERAEGETREAIADAREKINGYREHRDDN; this is encoded by the coding sequence ATGAACAAACACTTCGAAGACACCCGCTACTACCTGAAACGCGCCGGACAGACCGCCAAGGAAGGCGTCGCCGAAGAACTCGAACCGGTCCGCGAGCGCGTCGACGACCTCATCGACCGAGAAGAAGAAGAGCCGGAGCCCGGCCGATTCGAGGAGGTACGGGAGGACCTCGCGGCACTACAAGAGCGTGCAGAAGGCGAGACACGGGAAGCGATTGCGGATGCCCGAGAGAAAATCAACGGCTACCGGGAGCACCGCGACGACAACTAG
- a CDS encoding DUF2062 domain-containing protein: MASSRLGSYRARIRGALRTALEEEHPPKEVSGSFALGTFITMLPTLGTGLVLFVVLVAIFDRISKVALLASVVVFNPVVKWGVYGASFALGVAILGPVEGVSPTSASLSAGPDIIVRLLVGNLILAVIATVISYFVVYRLAVAYRHTEVGERIEEAVHDIADELKK; this comes from the coding sequence ATGGCCTCCAGCCGTCTCGGGTCGTACCGTGCGCGGATACGCGGGGCGCTCCGAACCGCCCTCGAAGAGGAGCATCCGCCGAAGGAAGTCTCCGGGAGCTTCGCGCTCGGCACGTTCATTACGATGCTGCCGACGCTCGGGACAGGGCTGGTGCTCTTTGTCGTGCTTGTGGCAATCTTCGACCGCATCAGCAAGGTCGCGCTGCTCGCCTCGGTCGTCGTGTTCAACCCGGTCGTCAAGTGGGGCGTTTACGGAGCGAGTTTTGCGCTCGGGGTGGCGATTCTCGGCCCGGTCGAAGGCGTTTCCCCGACGAGTGCTTCGCTGTCGGCTGGTCCGGACATCATCGTCCGGCTCCTTGTCGGGAACCTCATCCTCGCAGTCATCGCCACTGTCATCAGCTACTTCGTCGTCTATCGACTGGCGGTTGCCTACCGGCACACCGAGGTCGGCGAGCGCATCGAGGAGGCGGTCCACGATATCGCCGACGAACTCAAAAAGTAG
- a CDS encoding TorD/DmsD family molecular chaperone: MSNNILRSRSETTDERRTGPDAGGSSVDRTLLEAGSAVDAAHRSRLYGLVALALDRPGDDHREAMADGAFIEELRESASIYDDKRIEQAIDRVADAYTDLDEHRREWASLFGVEEGVTVSPYQLTYLPGPLVTTVRELADMKGFYQAFGLEIAPEERDRGDNIVFQVEFLSHLLFREATLRQANDTEGVSVVVGAQRSFLEDHLGRWYWRFAEEVAKQDTGGFYVAVAELLAALVEEDIDRLGADPEWVPDDPEVTEWNEGVFGDSGRNCGGCGAADDEGEAPTDAGLMDTYGPPDEDRLPDIDEYGPLNDE; this comes from the coding sequence ATGAGCAACAACATCCTCCGGTCGCGGTCAGAAACGACGGACGAGCGGCGAACCGGTCCCGACGCCGGTGGCTCTAGTGTCGACCGTACGCTGCTCGAAGCCGGCTCGGCCGTCGACGCTGCGCACCGCTCGCGGCTATACGGGCTGGTGGCGCTGGCGCTCGACCGCCCGGGCGATGACCACCGGGAGGCCATGGCCGACGGGGCGTTCATCGAGGAGCTCCGCGAATCGGCCAGCATCTACGACGACAAACGCATCGAGCAGGCCATCGACCGCGTCGCCGACGCCTACACCGACCTCGACGAGCATCGCCGCGAGTGGGCATCGCTTTTCGGCGTCGAGGAGGGTGTTACTGTCTCACCGTATCAGCTCACCTACCTCCCCGGCCCGCTCGTGACGACCGTTCGCGAACTCGCCGACATGAAGGGGTTCTACCAAGCGTTCGGGCTGGAAATCGCCCCGGAGGAGCGCGACCGCGGCGACAACATCGTCTTCCAGGTGGAGTTCTTGAGCCACCTTCTGTTCCGGGAGGCGACGCTCCGACAGGCAAACGACACCGAAGGCGTCAGCGTTGTCGTCGGCGCACAGCGGTCGTTCCTTGAGGACCACCTCGGCCGCTGGTACTGGCGATTCGCCGAGGAGGTCGCAAAGCAGGACACGGGCGGCTTCTACGTCGCCGTCGCTGAACTCCTTGCAGCCCTCGTTGAGGAAGACATCGACCGTCTCGGCGCCGACCCGGAGTGGGTGCCCGACGACCCCGAGGTGACAGAATGGAACGAGGGCGTCTTCGGTGACTCCGGCCGTAACTGCGGCGGCTGCGGGGCCGCCGACGACGAGGGCGAAGCGCCGACGGATGCCGGGCTGATGGATACCTACGGCCCGCCGGATGAAGACAGACTACCGGATATAGACGAGTACGGACCGCTCAACGACGAGTAG
- a CDS encoding bifunctional metallophosphatase/5'-nucleotidase — MRLLHYSDIENAHDDPEHIARLAGTIQSLRDERTLVCGTGDNIAPGVVPLVADGEQALDFFAAAGPDLETFGNHDFDFGPDRLRDIVARSPQQWLSANVYEDDEPFAGVAPWTVVTVGESTVGCFGLTDPTTPSVGDPDRDIEFRDPIPAAREAVSALKGRGVDYVVALSHLGRADDRLAAAVDIDVILGGHVHSERVEHVAGTVCVRPGSGGGTLLEVDPETGAVTRHAVADGPVDVDLEATYRQRLAAAGLDSVVAHVEEPIHRTDGEAFRGESRIGNFVADAYRWAAEREFGIDYPVVGLQNSGGIRTGPPLSGPVTVADLISLVPFDEPLVVAELTGAELRAVFQEAAETPGFGESDWWHAHLSGAAVTYDYTDDRLRSATVGGTTVADEGTYRVAVSSFLTHTDVEFPTLTGDHVIAELDTQYEILVDYATDVGIAPALEGRITRVGV; from the coding sequence GTGCGGCTGTTACACTACTCAGATATCGAGAACGCCCACGACGACCCCGAGCATATCGCCCGGCTCGCGGGTACTATCCAGTCGCTGCGGGACGAGCGGACGCTCGTCTGCGGCACCGGCGACAACATCGCCCCGGGCGTGGTGCCGCTCGTCGCCGACGGCGAACAGGCGCTTGATTTCTTTGCGGCTGCCGGTCCCGACCTCGAAACGTTCGGCAACCACGACTTCGATTTCGGCCCCGACCGCCTCCGCGATATCGTCGCCAGGTCACCGCAGCAGTGGCTCTCGGCGAACGTCTACGAGGACGACGAGCCGTTTGCCGGCGTTGCGCCGTGGACGGTCGTTACCGTCGGCGAGTCGACGGTCGGCTGCTTCGGACTGACCGACCCCACAACTCCCTCTGTCGGCGACCCCGACCGCGACATCGAGTTTCGGGACCCGATTCCGGCCGCCCGCGAGGCCGTCTCGGCGCTTAAGGGCCGCGGCGTTGACTACGTCGTCGCGCTGTCACACCTTGGCCGCGCTGACGACCGGCTGGCGGCGGCCGTCGACATCGACGTCATTCTCGGCGGCCACGTCCACTCCGAACGCGTCGAGCACGTCGCCGGAACAGTCTGTGTCCGTCCCGGCAGCGGCGGCGGAACGCTGCTGGAGGTCGACCCGGAAACCGGCGCGGTGACCCGTCATGCAGTCGCTGACGGGCCTGTTGACGTCGACCTCGAAGCCACCTATCGACAGCGGCTGGCAGCCGCCGGGCTCGATTCCGTCGTCGCCCACGTCGAGGAGCCGATACACCGAACTGACGGCGAGGCCTTTCGTGGTGAAAGCCGCATCGGAAACTTCGTCGCCGACGCCTACCGCTGGGCCGCCGAACGCGAGTTCGGCATTGATTATCCGGTTGTCGGGCTCCAGAACAGCGGTGGCATCCGGACCGGCCCGCCGCTTTCGGGTCCGGTGACGGTCGCTGACCTCATCAGCCTCGTCCCCTTCGACGAACCGCTCGTCGTCGCCGAGCTGACGGGGGCGGAACTGCGCGCCGTGTTCCAGGAGGCCGCTGAAACCCCCGGCTTCGGAGAGAGCGACTGGTGGCACGCCCATCTTTCGGGGGCAGCCGTCACCTACGACTACACCGACGACCGGCTGCGCTCGGCGACTGTCGGCGGTACCACCGTCGCCGACGAGGGGACCTACCGCGTCGCTGTCTCGTCGTTTCTGACCCACACCGACGTGGAGTTCCCGACGCTGACCGGCGACCACGTTATCGCCGAACTCGACACCCAGTATGAGATACTCGTCGATTACGCCACGGACGTTGGTATCGCCCCGGCCCTCGAAGGGCGCATCACCCGCGTCGGCGTCTAG
- a CDS encoding ArsR/SmtB family transcription factor — translation MEGEQTIEDILDTIGDQHARDVLAAISREPRSAKELADECDLSLPTIYRRLEVLESNDLVVERTAVSGDGNHYNIYECNFDSTVIQLEDDEYKVRIYRRENLPDRFTQLWDDLGKD, via the coding sequence GTGGAAGGCGAGCAAACCATCGAAGATATCCTCGATACCATCGGGGACCAGCACGCACGGGACGTACTCGCCGCAATAAGCCGCGAGCCACGGTCGGCAAAGGAGCTTGCGGACGAATGTGACCTCTCGCTGCCGACGATTTACCGTCGACTGGAGGTACTCGAGTCGAACGACCTCGTTGTCGAGCGGACCGCGGTCTCGGGGGACGGCAACCACTACAACATCTACGAGTGTAACTTCGACAGTACTGTCATCCAACTCGAAGACGACGAGTACAAGGTCCGTATCTACCGCCGGGAGAACCTTCCGGACCGGTTTACGCAGTTGTGGGACGACCTCGGAAAAGACTAA
- a CDS encoding SOS response-associated peptidase has product MCGRYTLFTPPDELESRFDATVGFEFEPRYNAAPGQQLPVVVDTDPGRIQRLEWGLVPRWADDDSGGHINARSETVAEKPAFAEAYQRRRCLVLADGFYEWADRGDGKRPYRVAFDDDRPFAMAGVWERWTPETQQVGLDAFGDGATDGGDPEPLETFTILTTEPNGVVEPLHHRMAVILNADDEGAWLNGDSVSLSPASGDNMRITPVSSAVNDPSNDRPGLIKPADTDRQR; this is encoded by the coding sequence ATGTGTGGGCGATACACGCTCTTTACGCCGCCCGACGAACTTGAATCCCGGTTCGACGCGACCGTCGGTTTCGAGTTCGAGCCGCGGTACAACGCTGCACCGGGACAGCAGCTGCCGGTCGTCGTCGACACCGACCCCGGCCGCATTCAGCGTCTGGAGTGGGGGCTCGTTCCCCGATGGGCCGATGATGATAGCGGCGGCCATATCAACGCCCGCTCCGAGACGGTTGCCGAAAAGCCGGCCTTTGCCGAGGCCTACCAGCGTCGCCGGTGTCTCGTCCTCGCCGATGGCTTCTACGAGTGGGCCGACCGCGGCGACGGCAAGCGTCCCTACCGCGTGGCCTTCGATGACGACCGCCCGTTCGCGATGGCGGGGGTCTGGGAACGGTGGACCCCCGAGACACAACAGGTTGGGCTGGACGCCTTCGGCGACGGGGCTACCGACGGCGGAGACCCCGAGCCGCTGGAGACGTTCACCATACTGACAACAGAGCCGAACGGGGTCGTAGAGCCGCTCCACCATCGCATGGCAGTCATCCTCAATGCTGACGATGAGGGCGCGTGGCTCAACGGTGATTCGGTCTCGCTGTCGCCCGCATCCGGCGATAACATGCGTATCACACCAGTATCGAGTGCGGTCAACGACCCGAGCAACGACCGGCCGGGGCTCATCAAGCCGGCCGACACAGACCGGCAACGGTAA
- a CDS encoding dodecin, protein MVFKKITLIGTSDESFDAAADDALDRAEDTLDNIYWAEVEEFGVEVANADGREYQAEVEVAFELE, encoded by the coding sequence ATGGTATTCAAGAAAATCACGCTCATCGGAACGAGCGACGAGAGCTTCGATGCCGCGGCCGACGACGCCCTCGACCGCGCTGAGGACACCCTCGACAACATCTACTGGGCCGAAGTCGAGGAGTTCGGCGTCGAGGTAGCAAACGCTGACGGCCGCGAGTACCAAGCGGAAGTCGAAGTGGCCTTCGAGCTGGAGTAA
- a CDS encoding DUF7545 family protein, whose amino-acid sequence MADDTVTVTIETPDNRDEIEVVPEAIDVLNESDEGMPTVIGDLAMLGVAQQLHAVLHHAQGDIGVEESDANEQAMERTMELFEERFGQPFEEMMGHGH is encoded by the coding sequence ATGGCTGACGACACTGTTACCGTTACCATCGAAACGCCGGACAACCGTGACGAAATCGAAGTAGTACCCGAGGCAATCGATGTTCTTAACGAAAGCGACGAAGGGATGCCAACGGTTATCGGAGACCTCGCGATGCTCGGCGTTGCACAGCAGCTCCACGCCGTCCTCCACCACGCACAGGGCGACATAGGTGTAGAAGAAAGCGATGCAAACGAGCAAGCGATGGAGCGGACAATGGAGCTCTTCGAAGAACGGTTCGGACAGCCGTTCGAAGAGATGATGGGACACGGACATTAA
- a CDS encoding 4Fe-4S dicluster domain-containing protein yields the protein MPQVENWQLGREMEYPYEEARPDDQWAGVFDLNKCIECQTCTLACKTTWTHEEGQEHMFWNNVETKPYGSHPVGWDQRLVEELGEMEWDEDGTYEGETIFEAKGAEWIGDGSDIKDDGSAADDMAGFRPSTDDWRYPNLGEDEPAGEEMTPNTHFDESTHPVWFFYLPRICNHCTYAACAGSCPAQAIYKREEDGVVLIDEDNCVAWQQCNEACPYKKAIYNMQEGISQKCVGCYPKTEEGKAPQCFESCIGKIRLHGYINTPDEANVGDPSDERVNPVDFLVHKKEIALPLYPQFGLEPNVYYIPPITAPTDYLTQMFGPGVEDAIEMYQAARDGEEPAVQALLQLMGSTEWSLTGFELDGDEAVGFYEGDEVGRVPITEPTAERDRYDEDEDVYRLDVT from the coding sequence ATGCCACAGGTAGAAAACTGGCAACTCGGCCGCGAGATGGAGTATCCGTACGAAGAGGCCCGCCCGGACGACCAGTGGGCCGGCGTCTTCGACCTGAACAAGTGCATTGAATGCCAGACATGTACGCTGGCCTGCAAGACGACGTGGACCCACGAGGAGGGCCAAGAGCACATGTTCTGGAACAACGTCGAAACCAAGCCCTACGGCTCCCACCCTGTCGGCTGGGACCAGCGGCTCGTCGAGGAACTCGGCGAGATGGAGTGGGACGAAGACGGCACCTACGAGGGAGAGACCATCTTCGAGGCCAAGGGCGCCGAGTGGATCGGCGACGGCTCCGACATCAAGGATGACGGTAGCGCCGCCGACGACATGGCCGGGTTCCGGCCGAGTACCGATGACTGGCGCTACCCGAACCTCGGCGAGGACGAGCCGGCTGGCGAGGAGATGACGCCGAATACGCACTTCGACGAGAGCACCCACCCGGTGTGGTTCTTCTACCTCCCACGCATCTGCAACCACTGCACGTACGCTGCCTGTGCGGGCTCGTGTCCGGCGCAGGCCATCTACAAGCGCGAAGAGGACGGCGTCGTGCTGATAGACGAAGACAACTGTGTCGCATGGCAGCAGTGTAACGAGGCCTGTCCCTACAAGAAGGCCATCTACAACATGCAGGAGGGCATCTCCCAGAAGTGCGTCGGCTGCTACCCGAAGACCGAGGAGGGGAAAGCCCCCCAGTGTTTCGAGAGCTGTATCGGGAAAATTCGGCTCCACGGCTACATCAACACGCCCGACGAGGCCAACGTCGGCGACCCCAGCGACGAGCGGGTTAACCCGGTCGATTTCCTCGTCCACAAAAAGGAAATCGCCCTGCCGCTGTACCCGCAGTTCGGGCTTGAGCCGAACGTCTACTACATCCCACCGATTACCGCGCCGACGGACTACCTGACACAGATGTTCGGCCCCGGCGTCGAAGACGCCATCGAGATGTACCAGGCCGCCCGGGACGGCGAGGAGCCGGCCGTGCAGGCGCTGCTGCAGCTGATGGGCAGCACGGAGTGGTCGCTGACCGGCTTCGAACTCGACGGCGACGAGGCTGTCGGCTTCTACGAGGGCGACGAGGTCGGCCGGGTGCCGATTACCGAGCCGACCGCCGAACGGGACCGCTACGACGAAGACGAAGACGTCTATCGACTGGACGTGACCTGA
- a CDS encoding HesB/IscA family protein yields the protein MSQSVDTDPVEVTEDAAEQAISLIENEGYDTDEAGLRLFVQQGGCAGLSYGLRFDDAPEDDDAITEHHGLRVFIDPSSQNYIEGSVLDFEGGLQGKGFSVENPNVESECGCGESFRT from the coding sequence ATGAGCCAGAGCGTCGACACCGACCCGGTCGAGGTCACCGAGGACGCCGCTGAACAGGCGATTTCCCTCATCGAAAACGAGGGCTACGATACCGACGAGGCGGGCCTCCGGCTGTTCGTCCAACAGGGCGGCTGTGCCGGCCTATCATACGGGCTCCGCTTCGACGACGCACCGGAAGACGACGATGCGATTACCGAACATCACGGGCTCCGGGTCTTCATCGACCCGTCCAGCCAGAACTACATCGAGGGGTCCGTACTCGACTTCGAAGGGGGACTGCAAGGCAAGGGCTTCAGCGTCGAAAACCCCAACGTCGAAAGCGAGTGTGGCTGCGGCGAGTCGTTCCGGACGTAG
- a CDS encoding fumarylacetoacetate hydrolase family protein, whose amino-acid sequence MKFARIDTDDGVFEGEYDDGTVHTDEGSYEPAEYELLAPCEPSVFYCVGRNFGEKVDQMDYEVPEVPDFFIKPPVSLHDPETPIPYPSFSEELTYAGELAAVIDTECKNVAEDEVDDVVRGYTILNDLDCLDQERRTARKAFDSSGPLGPVVADIDPVGLDMTTHINGELRQEDNTENMFIKPREVISFLSERFTLKPDDVISFGSPANPGLLERGDEIEIYYEGIGTLRNTVGGD is encoded by the coding sequence ATGAAGTTCGCACGCATCGACACAGACGATGGCGTCTTTGAAGGCGAGTACGACGATGGAACCGTTCACACCGACGAGGGGAGCTACGAACCGGCGGAATACGAGCTACTCGCGCCGTGTGAGCCGTCGGTCTTCTACTGTGTCGGCCGAAACTTCGGCGAGAAAGTCGACCAGATGGATTACGAGGTACCGGAGGTCCCGGACTTTTTCATCAAGCCCCCGGTCTCGCTGCACGACCCCGAGACGCCGATTCCGTACCCGTCGTTCTCCGAGGAGCTAACCTACGCCGGCGAGCTTGCGGCCGTCATCGACACCGAGTGCAAAAACGTCGCCGAGGACGAAGTCGATGATGTCGTTCGGGGGTATACCATCCTCAACGACCTCGACTGTCTCGACCAAGAGCGTCGCACCGCCCGGAAAGCGTTCGACTCCTCCGGACCGCTCGGTCCGGTCGTCGCTGACATCGACCCCGTTGGCCTCGACATGACGACACACATCAACGGCGAGCTCCGGCAGGAGGACAACACCGAGAACATGTTCATCAAGCCGCGAGAGGTCATTTCCTTCCTCTCCGAGCGGTTTACGCTCAAGCCAGACGACGTCATCAGCTTCGGCAGCCCGGCAAACCCCGGCCTGCTCGAACGCGGCGACGAGATAGAAATCTACTACGAGGGTATCGGAACGCTTCGTAACACCGTCGGCGGCGATTAG
- a CDS encoding universal stress protein, with amino-acid sequence MYDSILLPTDGSENASEALSHAIEAANSYDADLHIVSVVDERVILAAAPEDKEEVREDLAAEANDAVEELTARATDAGLDVTAATPSGVPYREILSYADDEAVDLLVLGTHGRTGREKRLNLGSTTERVIKDGDRPVLVVDIS; translated from the coding sequence ATGTACGATTCCATCCTGTTGCCGACGGACGGCAGCGAGAACGCCAGCGAAGCGCTTTCCCACGCCATTGAGGCGGCAAACTCCTACGACGCCGATTTACACATCGTCTCCGTCGTCGACGAACGCGTCATCCTCGCGGCCGCGCCGGAGGACAAAGAGGAGGTCAGGGAGGACCTCGCTGCTGAAGCCAACGATGCTGTCGAGGAACTGACCGCCCGCGCTACTGACGCCGGCCTCGACGTGACGGCCGCAACGCCCAGCGGTGTCCCGTACCGCGAAATCCTCTCGTATGCCGACGACGAAGCGGTCGACCTGCTTGTGCTCGGAACCCACGGCCGGACCGGACGCGAAAAGCGGCTCAACCTCGGCAGCACGACCGAACGCGTTATCAAAGACGGCGACCGGCCGGTGCTCGTCGTCGATATCAGCTAA
- a CDS encoding DUF7521 family protein translates to MVDLLQAVLISMRLLLFGLTLGLTIISFQAYRKQPTERLQYAFIGFAFLSMGVGVTNLTTQLGVQGGIGRSLQYFQIAETVPFIVGFAMIYASLYR, encoded by the coding sequence ATGGTCGACCTCTTGCAAGCGGTTCTCATCTCGATGCGACTGCTGCTTTTCGGACTTACACTCGGGCTGACGATAATCAGCTTCCAAGCCTACAGAAAGCAGCCGACAGAGCGGCTCCAGTACGCGTTCATCGGGTTCGCGTTTCTCAGCATGGGTGTCGGGGTGACGAACCTCACAACGCAACTCGGTGTGCAAGGCGGAATCGGTCGCAGCCTTCAGTATTTCCAGATCGCCGAGACAGTCCCGTTCATCGTCGGATTCGCCATGATTTACGCCTCGTTGTATCGGTAA
- a CDS encoding DUF5658 family protein, with the protein MGGLLPRLAEREREVWIAALLLYGVGDTVTTFWGLSLGGVAEAGPIARPLIDAYGRGALIGIKVVVFPTFYVVWRLLRTPGRVAVPLALAVVGAAVTLWNLVVISGAL; encoded by the coding sequence GTGGGAGGACTCTTGCCGCGGCTCGCGGAGCGCGAACGCGAGGTGTGGATAGCCGCTTTACTACTGTACGGCGTCGGTGACACGGTGACGACGTTCTGGGGGTTGTCGCTCGGCGGTGTCGCCGAAGCCGGGCCGATAGCGAGACCGTTGATTGACGCCTACGGTCGCGGCGCGCTCATTGGCATCAAGGTCGTCGTGTTCCCGACGTTCTACGTCGTCTGGCGGCTGCTTCGGACGCCCGGCCGCGTTGCGGTGCCGCTTGCGCTTGCGGTCGTTGGGGCGGCGGTGACGCTGTGGAACCTCGTTGTTATCTCCGGTGCGTTATAA
- a CDS encoding DUF7116 family protein, with protein sequence MGAVTTSLDEEARTIFRDLGYEVTTENDELRAERKWRTVHVTTADPEEANTYGRLRCFVADADRAGEVRDRLLGLEPDYDWAVMSVEDGDYQVLHPSADVLPAP encoded by the coding sequence ATGGGAGCCGTTACCACATCCCTCGACGAGGAGGCACGGACCATCTTCCGCGACCTCGGCTACGAGGTGACGACGGAAAACGACGAACTGCGGGCCGAGCGGAAATGGCGGACCGTTCACGTGACGACAGCCGACCCAGAAGAGGCAAACACCTATGGCCGGCTCCGCTGTTTCGTTGCCGACGCCGACCGTGCCGGTGAGGTCCGCGACCGACTGCTCGGGCTCGAACCCGATTACGACTGGGCAGTTATGAGCGTCGAGGACGGCGATTATCAGGTTCTCCACCCGAGCGCCGACGTGCTACCGGCGCCGTAA
- a CDS encoding DUF5816 domain-containing protein yields MEERTGPDGETLYLSREAERGNKAPFRVVYSDAEGTRRWGFFCTNCDTFDNAVDAMGRIKCNECANFHKAEEWDAAHE; encoded by the coding sequence ATGGAGGAACGAACCGGGCCCGACGGCGAAACGCTGTACCTTTCGAGAGAGGCAGAGCGGGGAAACAAAGCGCCGTTCCGTGTCGTCTACAGCGACGCCGAGGGAACGCGTCGCTGGGGCTTTTTCTGTACGAACTGCGACACGTTTGACAACGCTGTCGACGCGATGGGACGAATTAAGTGCAACGAGTGTGCGAACTTCCACAAGGCCGAAGAATGGGACGCCGCCCACGAGTGA